Proteins from a single region of Primulina tabacum isolate GXHZ01 chromosome 5, ASM2559414v2, whole genome shotgun sequence:
- the LOC142545305 gene encoding uncharacterized protein LOC142545305 has translation MGLEDRKTAEAAKVRLVRCPKCENLLPELPDFPLYQCGGCGAVLKAKNKGTLEERLYEKPNDVKGPRISGDCRIVHNSEVEMENENGTELRTAERSHNEKVSSDGISTLRVENGEAKTDSEISSRERERMVVMESKNDDLGSYGSGLIRDINQGRGFDLNANGLEYTNYNGEQAVKEMRPPLESLRSKPLPMEEPDVAASLVPVKGVVAQVRFNDHLYRGEGPSSHGMNSYYEYGERTRYQDPDFDGQARVKNLENDRDELLRKLDELKDQISRSCDVADRHKEKMVPDRRMVSPTVSDHYGRNRATYVQEGFTDSHGLGKKPLSPYHLESPYFGHMAGFNPYTDRYGSSGRESRPQRGFPHDLLARGDTHHQEMLRGRTLQSESQYMHLPYNEQFPGYYADANHDQIILNSHENFFHQPACSCVHCYNKNLHLPPKVDHLGFRNQSFQNEPSNLNFHGSIYPTPQGLPGYNFGGSGLHRLNSLQSLHMNSSDVDSENIRSNYHHARKMAVSHRSGRVCRSIAGGAPFITCCNCFELLKLPRKCISSAKMQHKMKCGACSSIISFEVGNNGGIGSVSVHVDQFPTEIDEGSSGTVDENVIYWPGDTNSADLNCDSNDCDDLQAKFFPIDKKSKSGESEKQQDPLSSTSCHLKNEQSPENVTEVKSSLNPELPTKEQSNHFPDTKVFRQSDDGNRSKRSEHERIAFGGTNFRQNSATEATVATEMDVSLNECSNSCVSQDSVETSKEDNRKVNKGGESFFAGLIKKSFRDLTKSNQNAQDGGALVFVNGHVILDRLVKKAEKLAGPIQPGEYWYDIRAGFWGVMSHPCLGIIMPNIEEFNYPMPKNCAAGNTGIFVNGRELNQKDLDLLSSRGLPITRQRSYNIEISGKVIDECNGEELDLGKLAPTVERAQHGFGMKVPLYLG, from the exons ATGGGGCTGGAAGATAGGAAGACTGCGGAAGCCGCAAAGGTACGTTTGGTTCGCTGCCCCAAGTGTGAAAATCTCCTTCCAGAACTCCCGGATTTCCCTCTGTATCAATGTGGTGGCTGTGGTGCTGTTCTCAAAG CGAAAAACAAGGGGACTCTGGAAGAGAGATTGTACGAGAAGCCTAATGATGTAAAGGGGCCAAGAATCTCCGGGGACTGTAGGATTGTTCATAATTCTGAGGTTGAAATGGAAAATGAAAACGGAACCGAGCTTCGTACGGCAGAGAGGAGTCATAACGAAAAAGTGTCTTCCGATGGTATTTCCACTTTGCGAGTTGAAAATGGAGAAGCGAAAACTGATTCTGAAATAAGTAGTCGGGAAAGAGAAAGGATGGTAGTAATGGAAAGCAAGAATGATGATCTCGGGTCATATGGTTCGGGTCTGATTCGTGATATTAATCAGGGAAGAGGCTTTGATTTGAATGCCAATGGGCTAGAATATACAAATTATAATGGTGAACAAGCAGTTAAAGAAATGAGGCCTCCATTGGAATCATTAAGGTCAAAGCCATTACCTATGGAGGAACCGGATGTGGCAGCCTCTTTAGTTCCTGTCAAAGGTGTTGTGGCACAAGTGAGGTTTAACGATCATCTTTACCGTGGTGAGGGGCCATCGAGTCATGGAATGAACTCTTATTATGAATATGGTGAGAGGACTAGATATCAGGATCCAGATTTTGATGGGCAAGCTAGAGTTAAAAATTTGGAGAACGACCGAGACGAGCTCCTAAGGAAACTTGATGAGTTGAAGGATCAAATTAGCCGGTCTTGTGATGTGGCGGACAGACATAAGGAAAAAATGGTTCCTGATCGGAGGATGGTTTCTCCAACTGTATCCGATCATTATGGTAGAAATCGTGCTACTTATGTCCAAGAAGGCTTTACTGATTCACATGGCCTAGGCAAGAAACCACTTTCTCCCTATCATTTAGAATCTccatattttggtcatatggCTGGATTCAATCCTTACACAGATAGATACGGTTCAAGTGGTCGGGAATCACGTCCTCAAAGAGGGTTCCCCCACGATCTTTTGGCACGTGGTGACACTCATCATCAAGAAATGCTTCGTGGGCGGACTCTCCAATCAGAGTCTCAATACATGCATCTGCCATATAACGAGCAGTTTCCTGGTTACTACGCAGATGCCAATCACGATCAAATCATATTAAACTCACACGAGAACTTTTTTCACCAGCCCGCATGCTCGTGTGTGCATTGCTATAATAAGAACTTGCATTTACCTCCTAAGGTTGATCACTTGGGTTTTCGTAACCAAAGTTTTCAAAATGAACCTTCTAATTTGAATTTTCATGGTTCTATATATCCTACTCCACAGGGACTGCCTGGTTATAATTTTGGAGGCTCGGGACTGCATCGATTGAATTCTCTTCAGTCTTTACATATGAATTCAAGTGACGTTGATTCTGAAAATATTCGCTCCAATTACCATCATGCCAGAAAGATGGCAGTAAGTCATAGAAGTGGACGGGTGTGCCGTTCAATTGCAGGTGGTGCACCTTTTATTACCTGCTGCAATTGCTTTGAGTTACTGAAATTGCCAAGAAAATGCATTTCTTCTGCAAAAATGCAACATAAAATGAAATGTGGGGCTTGTTCTTCGATAATATCATTTGAGGTTGGGAATAATGGAGGTATTGGATCAGTTTCTGTGCACGTTGACCAATTTCCAACTGAGATTGACGAGGGTTCTAGTGGCACAGTGGATGAAAATGTGATATATTGGCCTGGTGATACAAATAGTGCGGATTTGAACTGTGACTCGAATGATTGTGATGATTTGCAAGCCAAGTTTTTTCCGATAGATAAGAAATCTAAATCTGGTGAATCTGAGAAACAGCAGGATCCTCTTTCTTCAACTTCATGCCACCTCAAGAATGAGCAAAGCCCAGAAAATGTGACAGAAGTCAAGTCCTCTCTAAATCCTGAATTGCCCACTAAAGAACAGTCCAATCATTTTCCTGATACTAAAGTGTTCAGGCAATCTGACGATGGAAACAGAAGCAAGCGATCTGAGCATGAGAGAATTGCCTTTGGTGGGACTAATTTTCGGCAAAATTCTGCGACAGAAGCAACAGTGGCAACCGAGATGGATGTGTCCTTAAACGAATGTTCTAACAGCTGTGTTTCTCAGGACTCAGTGGAAACAAGTAAAGAAGATAACCGTAAGGTCAACAAAGGGGGCGAGTCTTTCTTTGCAGGTCTCATCAAAAAGAGTTTCAGAGACCTCACAAAATCTAACCAAAATGCACAAGATGGCGGAGCTCTAGTCTTTGTTAACGGGCATGTAATACTGGATCGTTTGGTTAAGAAGGCTGAAAAGTTAGCAGGACCAATCCAACCTGGAGAATACTG GTACGACATTCGTGCGGGCTTTTGGGGTGTGATGAGCCACCCTTGTCTTGGCATTATCATG CCAAATATTGAAGAATTCAACTATCCAATGCCAAAAAATTGTGCTGCTGGAAATACTGGAATTTTTGTCAACGGGCGGGAACTTAACCAGAAAGATTTAGATTTGCTTTCTAGCAGAGGTCTTCCCATCACACGACAACGGTCTTATAACATTGAGATATCAGGGAAGGTGATTGATGAGTGCAATGGAGAGGAACTAGATCTTGGCAAACTCGCCCCAAC GGTCGAGAGGGCCCAGCATGGATTTGGTATGAAAGTTCCATTATATCTTGGTTGA